From Kwoniella shandongensis chromosome 2, complete sequence, the proteins below share one genomic window:
- a CDS encoding asparagine synthase (glutamine-hydrolyzing): MCGIFCCYNRQGDLASYRPRAIACSKKQRHRGPDWSGCHMTKDTVLVHERLAIVGVDTGAQPLVNDDGTLVLAVNGEIYNHVALRKGLKNKDAVFKTHSDCEVIMHLYKEHDTGLCSMLDGMFSFVLVDDSVSPARLIAARDPIGITTLYMGYHSSSPDTLYFSSELKAIHEECDTLLSFPPGHFYDSNKKGLTRYFQPTWWDSDKGVVPHNPVDLKLVRETLEAAVKKRLMSEVPYGVLLSGGLDSSLIASIAARETDKLAAEQEKLRKERRSHTDGGWVGDEQPLASWPQLHSFAIGLPGAPDLIAARKAADFLGTVHHEYHFTVQEGLDAIPEVIYHLETYDVTTVRASTPMYLLSRKIKAMGVKMVLSGEGSDEIFGGYLYFHAAPNAKDFHEELVKRVKNLHTADCLRANKSTMAWGLEARVPFLDKQFLEVSMNIDAKYKMFSKGSQQETDEDGRPKMEKYILRKAFDCSPDGKAYLPDSILWRQKEQFSDGVGYSWIDGMKDHAAAAISDEKFAERATRWSLDTPDTKEAYWIRELFEHHFPTEAAAKTAVRWIPKQEWGVSSDPSGRAVSIHTAAYEEGKKA, translated from the exons ATGTGTGGTATCTTCTGTTGCTACAACCGCCAAGGCGACCTCGCCTCTTATCGACCTAGAGCTATCGCTTGCTCCAAGAAGCAAAGACATAGGGGTCCTGATTGGTCTGGTTGTCACATGACCAAGGACACTGTCCTTGTTCATGAACGTTTGGCAattgtcggtgtcg ACACCGGTGCTCAACCCCTCGTCAACGATGATGGTACTCTTGTCCTCGCCGTCAACGGTGAAATCTACAACCACGTCGCTTTGAGGAAGGGTCTCAAGAACAAGGATGCCGTCTTCAAGACTCACTCAGATTGCGAGGTTATCATGCACTTG TACAAGGAGCACGACACCGGACTCTGCAGCATGCTTGATGGAATGTTCTCGttcgttctcgtcgacgactcCGTTTCTCCTGCTCGACTCATTGCCGCTCGAGACCCCATCGGTATCACCACTCTTTACATGGGATACCACTCCTCTTCACCCGACACCCTTTATTTCTCCTCCGAACTAAAAGCCATCCACGAGGAGTGCGacaccctcctttccttccctcctGGACACTTCTACGACTCTAACAAGAAGGGTCTTACTCGATATTTCCAACCCACATGGTGGGACTCCGACAAGGGCGTCGTTCCCCACAACCCTGTTGACCTCAAGCTTGTGCGAGAAACACTCGAGGCTGCTgtcaagaagaggttgatgtCCGAGGTTCCTTATGGTGTTTTGTTGTCTGGTGGTTTGGACAGTAGTTTGATTGCCTCCATCGCTGCTAGGGAGACAGACAAGCTTGCTGCTGAGCAAGAGAAGctgagaaaagagagaagatctCATACCGATGGTGGTTGGGTCG GTGATGAACAACCCCTTGCATCTTGGCCTCAGCTTCACTCTTTCGCCATCGGTCTTCCTGGCGCTCCCGACCTTATTGCTGCCCGAAAAGCTGCCGACTTCCTCGGTACCGTTCACCACGAATATCACTTCACCGTTCAAGAAGGTCTCGATGCTATCCCCGAAGTCATCTATCACCTCGAGACCTACGATGTTACCACCGTCCGAGCCAGTACCCCTATGTACTTGTTGAGTAGAAAGATCAAGGCTATGGGTGTCAAGATGGTTCTCAGTGGAGAGGGTTCCGATGAGATCTTcggtg GTTACCTCTACTTCCACGCCGCTCCCAACGCCAAGGACTTCCACGAGGAGCTCGTCAAGCGAGTCAAGAACCTCCACACCGCCGACTGTCTCCGAGCgaacaa GTCTACCATGGCTTGGGGTCTCGAAGCACGAGTTCCTTTCCTCGACAAGCAATTCCTTGAGGTCTCCATGAACATTGACGCCAAGTACAAGATGTTCTCGAAGGGTTCTCAACAAGAgacggatgaggatggacgACCTAAGATGGAGAAGTATATCTTGAGAAAAGCCTTTGACTGTTCTCCCGACGGAAAGGCATACTTGCCCGACTCTATCTTGTGGAGACAGAAGGAGCAATTCTCAGACGGTGTCGGTTACTCTTGGATTGACGG TATGAAGGACCACGCTGCCGCAGCAATCTCCGACGAGAAATTCGCCGAACGAGCTACTCGATGGTCTCTTGACACACCCGACACAAAGGAGGCTTACTGGATCCGAGAATTGTTCGAGCACCACTTCCCTACCGAGGCCGCTGCTAAGACTGCGGTCCGATGGATCCCTAAACAAGAATGGGGTGTCTCATCCGACCCTTCAGGTCGAGCGGTCAGTATCCATACTGCCGCGTacgaggagggaaagaaggctTAG